In the Streptomyces formicae genome, one interval contains:
- a CDS encoding glycosyltransferase 87 family protein produces MTVLALAAVHRRVPPATWACLLSFTAFWLAQRAADVSMIDLLVYRAEGATVRAGGDLYALRTTEARLPTTYPPFAALLFTPLTLLDTADLRPLATLGNLLLLVALVRLSLRLTGLPAHGRSVLWVSAAAVWCEPVWTTLRYGQVNLLLAVLVLWDLTRRPGGPGHRWAGVGTGLAAAVKLTPALFVVFLLLTGGAEALRRGAWRPPVRHACVAVAAFACATLLAAAVLPHDSFRFWTRMVFEAGRVGLAEDTANQSLRGVLARLLHTGDPGAWWVAVAALVAAAGLGAAVAAALRGDRAWAALSCAATALLVSPVSWSHHWVWCVPMVLLLGAEALRRGGRVRWAVAGAASLAFCSYSLWWVPHGEGRLELAQNYGQMTLSALYVVTACTFLLLALRRSRTSRTA; encoded by the coding sequence GTGACCGTGCTCGCACTCGCCGCCGTCCACCGCCGTGTACCGCCTGCCACCTGGGCCTGTCTGCTCTCCTTCACGGCCTTCTGGCTCGCGCAGCGCGCCGCCGACGTCTCGATGATCGACCTGCTGGTCTACCGGGCCGAGGGCGCCACCGTGCGCGCGGGCGGGGACCTCTACGCGCTGCGCACCACCGAGGCCAGGCTGCCCACCACGTACCCGCCGTTCGCCGCCCTCCTGTTCACCCCACTGACGCTCCTGGACACGGCGGACCTGCGCCCCCTGGCGACGCTGGGGAACCTGCTCCTGCTGGTCGCGCTGGTGCGCCTCTCCTTGCGCCTCACCGGGCTGCCCGCGCACGGACGGAGCGTCCTGTGGGTCTCCGCGGCCGCGGTCTGGTGCGAGCCGGTCTGGACGACCCTGCGGTACGGGCAGGTCAATCTGCTGCTCGCCGTCCTGGTCCTGTGGGACCTGACCCGGCGCCCCGGCGGCCCGGGGCACCGCTGGGCGGGCGTGGGGACCGGGCTCGCGGCGGCGGTCAAGCTCACGCCCGCGCTCTTCGTGGTGTTCCTGCTGCTGACCGGCGGCGCCGAGGCACTGCGGCGCGGTGCGTGGCGACCCCCCGTGCGCCACGCGTGCGTGGCGGTCGCCGCGTTCGCCTGCGCGACCCTGCTCGCGGCCGCCGTCCTGCCGCACGACTCGTTCCGGTTCTGGACCCGGATGGTCTTCGAGGCGGGCCGGGTCGGTCTCGCCGAGGACACCGCGAACCAGTCGCTGCGCGGCGTCCTCGCCCGGCTGCTGCACACCGGCGATCCGGGCGCGTGGTGGGTGGCGGTGGCCGCACTGGTGGCCGCGGCGGGTCTCGGGGCCGCGGTGGCCGCCGCGCTGCGCGGGGACCGGGCTTGGGCCGCCCTGTCCTGCGCGGCGACGGCGCTCCTCGTCAGTCCGGTGTCATGGTCGCACCACTGGGTGTGGTGCGTGCCGATGGTGCTGCTGCTCGGCGCGGAGGCGCTGCGCCGGGGCGGCCGGGTCCGGTGGGCCGTCGCCGGGGCCGCGTCCCTGGCCTTCTGCTCGTACTCCCTGTGGTGGGTGCCGCACGGCGAAGGTCGGCTGGAACTCGCCCAGAACTATGGCCAGATGACGCTGTCGGCCCTCTACGTAGTGACCGCTTGCACGTTCCTGCTGCTCGCGCTCAGGCGGTCGCGAACGAGTAGAACCGCTTGA
- the leuS gene encoding leucine--tRNA ligase — protein sequence MSETNSAAASEVAAPHRYTAALAADIEARWQDFWDADGTYEAPNPNGDMAARGEAEAALVAKPKKFIMDMFPYPSGAGLHVGHPLGYIATDVFARFQRMTGHNVLHTLGFDAFGLPAEQYAVQTGTHPRVSTEANMENMKAQLRALGLGHDKRRSFATIDPDYYKWTQWIFVQIFNSWYDADAAKARPIADLVAQFDSGERAVPGTTRAWSELDAAERAEVLSQYRLAYASDAPVNWCPGLGTVLANEEVTADGRSERGNFPVFKAKLRQWNMRITAYADRLLDDLDALDWPEAIKLQQRNWIGRSEGARVAFPVGSEGDAITVFTTRQDTLFGATYMVLAPEHELVDKVVPAAWPEGTHETWTGGHATPAEAVAKYRAFAAAKSDVERQADAKEKTGVFTGVYATNPVSGEQVPVFIADYVLMGYGTGAIMAVPAHDSRDFAFARAFHLPMRCVVEPSDDRGTDTSTWDGAFSSYEAKLVNSSNEEISLDGLDVAGAKARITGWLATRGIGEGTVNFRLRDWLFSRQRYWGEPFPIVYDEDGVAHSLPESMLPLELPEVDDYSPRTFDPDDADTSPETPLSRNEDWVNVTLDLGEGPKKYRRETNTMPNWAGSCWYELRYLDPHNDQKLVDPAIEQYWMGPREGQPTGGVDLYVGGAEHAVLHLLYARFWSKVLFDLGHISSAEPFHKLYNQGMIQAYVYRDARGFPVPAAEVEERDGKYFFEGEPVKRELGKMGKSLKNAVTPDEICDEYGADTLRLYEMAMGPLDVSRPWDTRAVVGQYRLLQRMWRLIVDESTGEVTVADVAEADIDESTLRALHKSIDGVRQDLDGMRFNTAIAKITELNNHLTKVGGVVPKSVAERLVLLIAPLAPHVAEELWRRLGHADSVVHQDFPVADPAYVVDESVTCVVQIKGKVKARLEVSPSISDEELEKVALADERVVAALDGAGIRKVIVRAPKLVNIVPA from the coding sequence ATGAGCGAGACGAATTCTGCTGCCGCCTCCGAGGTGGCCGCGCCGCACCGCTACACGGCCGCTCTGGCCGCTGACATCGAGGCACGCTGGCAGGACTTCTGGGACGCCGACGGCACCTACGAGGCGCCGAACCCGAACGGTGACATGGCCGCGCGCGGCGAGGCGGAGGCGGCCCTGGTCGCCAAGCCCAAGAAGTTCATCATGGACATGTTCCCGTACCCCTCCGGAGCGGGCCTGCACGTCGGCCACCCGCTGGGCTACATCGCCACCGACGTCTTCGCGCGCTTCCAGCGGATGACCGGCCACAACGTCCTGCACACCCTGGGCTTCGACGCCTTCGGCCTGCCCGCCGAGCAGTACGCCGTGCAGACGGGCACCCACCCGCGGGTCTCCACCGAGGCCAACATGGAGAACATGAAGGCGCAGCTGCGCGCCCTGGGCCTGGGCCACGACAAGCGCCGCTCGTTCGCGACGATCGACCCGGACTACTACAAGTGGACCCAGTGGATCTTCGTCCAGATCTTCAACTCCTGGTACGACGCCGACGCCGCGAAGGCCCGCCCGATCGCCGACCTGGTCGCGCAGTTCGACAGCGGTGAGCGCGCCGTACCCGGCACCACGCGCGCGTGGAGCGAGCTGGACGCCGCCGAGCGCGCCGAGGTGCTGAGCCAGTACCGCCTGGCCTACGCCTCCGACGCACCGGTCAACTGGTGCCCCGGCCTGGGCACCGTCCTGGCCAACGAGGAGGTCACCGCCGACGGACGCTCCGAGCGCGGCAACTTCCCCGTCTTCAAGGCCAAGCTGCGCCAGTGGAACATGCGCATCACCGCCTACGCGGACCGCCTGCTCGACGACCTGGACGCGCTGGACTGGCCCGAGGCCATCAAGCTGCAGCAGCGCAACTGGATCGGCCGCTCCGAAGGCGCCCGCGTCGCCTTCCCCGTCGGCTCCGAAGGCGATGCCATCACCGTCTTCACCACCCGCCAGGACACCCTGTTCGGCGCCACCTACATGGTCCTGGCGCCCGAGCACGAGCTGGTCGACAAGGTCGTCCCCGCCGCCTGGCCCGAGGGCACCCACGAGACGTGGACCGGCGGACACGCCACGCCCGCCGAGGCCGTCGCCAAGTACCGCGCCTTCGCCGCCGCCAAGTCCGACGTCGAGCGCCAGGCCGACGCCAAGGAGAAGACCGGCGTCTTCACCGGCGTCTACGCCACCAACCCGGTCAGCGGCGAGCAGGTCCCCGTCTTCATCGCCGACTACGTGCTGATGGGTTACGGCACCGGCGCGATCATGGCCGTCCCCGCGCACGACAGCCGCGACTTCGCCTTCGCGCGCGCCTTCCACCTGCCGATGCGCTGTGTGGTCGAGCCGTCGGACGACCGCGGTACCGACACGTCGACGTGGGACGGGGCCTTCTCCTCGTACGAGGCGAAGCTGGTCAACTCCTCGAACGAGGAGATCTCGCTGGACGGCCTGGACGTCGCCGGCGCCAAGGCACGCATCACCGGCTGGCTGGCCACCCGCGGCATCGGCGAGGGCACCGTCAACTTCCGCCTGCGCGATTGGCTGTTCAGCCGCCAGCGCTACTGGGGCGAGCCCTTCCCGATCGTCTACGACGAGGACGGCGTCGCCCACTCGCTGCCCGAGTCGATGCTGCCCCTGGAGCTGCCGGAGGTCGACGACTACTCCCCGCGCACCTTCGACCCGGACGACGCGGACACCTCTCCGGAGACGCCGCTGTCCCGCAACGAGGACTGGGTCAACGTCACGCTGGACCTGGGCGAAGGCCCCAAGAAGTACCGCCGCGAGACCAACACCATGCCCAACTGGGCCGGTTCCTGCTGGTACGAGCTGCGCTACCTGGACCCGCACAACGACCAGAAGCTGGTCGACCCGGCCATCGAGCAGTACTGGATGGGCCCGCGCGAGGGCCAGCCGACCGGCGGCGTGGACCTGTACGTGGGTGGCGCCGAGCACGCGGTCCTGCACCTGCTGTACGCGCGCTTCTGGTCGAAGGTCCTGTTCGACCTGGGCCACATCTCGTCGGCCGAGCCGTTCCACAAGCTGTACAACCAGGGCATGATCCAGGCGTACGTCTACCGGGACGCGCGCGGCTTCCCGGTGCCCGCCGCCGAGGTCGAGGAGCGCGACGGCAAGTACTTCTTCGAGGGCGAGCCGGTCAAGCGCGAGCTGGGCAAGATGGGCAAGTCCCTGAAGAACGCCGTCACCCCGGACGAGATCTGCGACGAGTACGGCGCGGACACCCTGCGCCTGTACGAGATGGCGATGGGCCCGCTGGACGTCTCCCGCCCCTGGGACACCCGCGCGGTCGTCGGCCAGTACCGGCTGCTGCAGCGCATGTGGCGGCTGATCGTCGACGAGTCCACCGGTGAGGTGACCGTCGCCGACGTCGCCGAGGCCGACATCGACGAGAGCACGCTGCGCGCGCTGCACAAGTCGATCGACGGGGTGCGCCAGGACCTGGACGGCATGCGGTTCAACACCGCCATCGCCAAGATCACCGAGCTGAACAACCACCTGACCAAGGTGGGCGGCGTGGTGCCCAAGTCCGTCGCCGAGCGCCTGGTGCTGCTGATCGCGCCGCTGGCCCCGCACGTCGCCGAGGAGCTGTGGCGCAGGCTGGGCCACGCCGACTCGGTCGTCCACCAGGACTTCCCGGTCGCCGACCCGGCGTACGTCGTGGACGAGTCCGTGACCTGCGTCGTGCAGATCAAGGGCAAGGTCAAGGCGCGTCTGGAGGTCTCCCCCTCGATCTCCGACGAGGAGCTGGAGAAGGTGGCCCTGGCCGACGAGAGGGTCGTGGCCGCGCTGGACGGCGCCGGGATCCGCAAGGTGATCGTGCGGGCGCCGAAGCTGGTGAACATCGTTCCCGCGTGA
- a CDS encoding NADH-quinone oxidoreductase subunit NuoF family protein, whose product MNAPLPDVPEVRVVGLPLLTSGFDLVERLDLGMHLKVHGPLEPMAGEPLAALAEQIALRGRGGAGFPFARKLRSVADAAIRRGVRPVVVVNGSEDEPACRKDTVLINRAPHLILDGALLAAEALGARTLVIGVTRDSTEASMSAALAERGLGNRRGSRLRARVQRNPVRMVTGESSALVRSADGGPPLPPGRKVRTSDSGVGGAPTLLSNAETFAQLAVAARTGAERYCRTGLRDEPGTVLLTLSGAVARPMVLEVPTGVPLSYVLQLAGAPALPQGVLTGGYHGKWLDAATAHDAVVSRASLDACGGALGAGAILPIGQDTCPLGESLRVAQWLAAESAGQCGPCYLGLPAAARGLSDVLHGGGPTALEALREVTRAVKGRGACKHPDGSAAFLESTISAFTDDLAAHVLGGGCGRPVEGVLPLQEETPQGETPSGRRLAVDWTLCQGHGLCADIVPELIQLGPDGFPSVADAGVPRYSEARAFRAVRRCPALALRIEEDPSAAPTARAAAPTALPPGRGRRALGSGRA is encoded by the coding sequence GTGAACGCGCCACTGCCCGACGTCCCCGAAGTCCGCGTCGTCGGCCTGCCCCTGCTCACCTCCGGCTTCGACCTGGTCGAACGCCTCGACCTCGGCATGCACCTGAAGGTGCACGGCCCCCTGGAGCCGATGGCGGGCGAGCCGCTCGCCGCCCTCGCCGAGCAGATCGCGCTGCGCGGCAGGGGCGGCGCGGGCTTCCCCTTCGCGCGCAAGCTGCGATCCGTCGCGGACGCGGCGATCCGCCGTGGCGTACGCCCCGTGGTCGTCGTCAACGGCAGCGAGGACGAACCCGCCTGCCGCAAGGACACCGTCCTGATCAACCGCGCCCCGCACCTCATCCTGGACGGCGCCCTGCTCGCCGCGGAGGCCCTCGGCGCGCGCACCCTCGTCATCGGCGTGACCCGCGACTCCACCGAGGCGTCGATGTCCGCCGCCCTCGCCGAGCGCGGCCTCGGCAACCGGCGCGGATCGCGCCTGCGCGCGCGCGTGCAGCGCAATCCGGTCCGCATGGTCACCGGGGAGTCCTCCGCCCTGGTCCGCTCGGCGGACGGCGGCCCACCGCTGCCGCCCGGCCGCAAGGTGCGCACCTCCGACTCCGGAGTGGGCGGCGCGCCCACGCTCCTGTCCAACGCGGAGACCTTCGCCCAGCTCGCGGTCGCCGCACGGACCGGCGCCGAGCGCTACTGCCGCACCGGGCTGCGCGACGAACCGGGAACGGTCTTGTTGACCCTCTCCGGAGCGGTCGCCAGGCCGATGGTCCTCGAAGTGCCCACCGGGGTGCCGCTGTCGTACGTCCTCCAGCTCGCCGGTGCCCCCGCGCTCCCCCAGGGCGTGCTGACCGGCGGCTATCACGGCAAGTGGCTCGACGCCGCCACCGCCCACGACGCGGTGGTCTCGCGCGCCTCCCTGGACGCCTGCGGGGGCGCGCTCGGCGCGGGCGCGATCCTGCCCATCGGCCAGGACACCTGCCCGCTCGGGGAGTCACTGCGGGTGGCGCAGTGGCTGGCCGCCGAGAGTGCCGGGCAGTGCGGCCCCTGCTACCTCGGCCTGCCCGCCGCCGCCCGCGGCCTCTCCGACGTACTGCACGGCGGCGGCCCGACCGCACTGGAGGCACTGCGCGAGGTGACCAGGGCGGTCAAGGGGCGCGGCGCGTGCAAGCACCCCGACGGCTCGGCCGCCTTCCTGGAGTCGACGATCTCGGCGTTCACGGACGATCTCGCGGCGCACGTCCTGGGGGGCGGCTGCGGCCGCCCCGTCGAGGGCGTCCTGCCCCTCCAGGAGGAGACTCCCCAGGGGGAGACGCCCTCCGGCCGCAGGCTGGCCGTGGACTGGACGCTCTGCCAGGGGCACGGGCTGTGCGCGGACATCGTCCCTGAGCTGATCCAGCTGGGCCCCGACGGCTTCCCCTCGGTGGCGGATGCCGGCGTACCGCGCTACTCCGAAGCACGCGCTTTTCGTGCGGTGCGCCGCTGTCCCGCGCTCGCCCTGCGCATCGAGGAGGACCCCTCGGCCGCGCCCACGGCTCGCGCGGCGGCGCCGACCGCGCTCCCTCCCGGACGCGGCCGCAGGGCACTCGGCAGCGGAAGGGCGTGA